One genomic region from Chthonomonas calidirosea T49 encodes:
- the fliD gene encoding flagellar filament capping protein FliD, translated as MVNPVNSSSSSNSLSGSSSTTPASSSNTSSVSNTGTSGSNSSISIPGAGLVSFSGLSTGIDTNQIIQEMATIARQPETIYQQDMQQIQARQAAYNALSAQLLTLQTAALNLDTYSTFRAMTVSSSNQNVVTATAQPGAQAGTHTITVNALAQAEMISTAAQTSQTAPLGFSGQLLINGKAINVSAADSLQSLATNINSAQAGVRAAIISPSQGQYYLTIASVNTGLAAQISIADVGNGNLLQQLGIAGTGGRIRHPLSSSGGGAGSDLFTDSVTPVYTLEGLSSAPAGDVQIQLNNGSFQTVHIDLSQSLSQIASAINAALGTNAASVQNVTDPYTGQAKQQLQIAGATGFVDSNNVLADLGIYQVNLAPGRELAQAQDASFTLDGIAATRPTNSFSDAISGVTINLLQASSGSSGPATATITISSDTSTIQKDIQDFVQTFNSTIDMIDQQSQYDPNTGQTGILFGDSTIESLKNTLTEMVTGQVPGLPSSLSLLSQIGITLDQTGHLSIDQNALSQALSTNLQGVAQLFQASGSATDPNVQFVTGGPNTQPSPPQGYAIVITQPATQAQLTVASPQTQPLATDETLTFGGPLFGTPATTSGTLTGPSITLHAGSTASDVVNQINSDPVISAVVSASLDSQGRLQLTSKQYGSQATFDVVSSAPASASSTGIGTTIQQVSGQDVAGTINGEVATGHGQFLTDTQQGTNGVGQGRAVGLEVRVTATQPGTYGTVSFTSGVADMLKNFLNTQTDPITGALTLAVNQMQTQYQDDQQAINDIEANIAVQEQMWLQEFTNMEQVVSNLRASSAGLAMFGASLLPSSSSSGGSGSTGG; from the coding sequence ATGGTCAATCCAGTAAATTCAAGCAGTTCGAGCAACTCGCTAAGTGGTTCTTCCAGCACGACCCCTGCAAGTTCCAGCAATACCTCGAGCGTATCTAACACAGGAACCTCCGGTAGCAACAGTAGCATAAGTATTCCAGGTGCTGGGCTAGTGAGCTTTTCCGGTTTAAGCACGGGCATAGATACGAACCAGATCATCCAGGAGATGGCCACCATTGCCCGCCAGCCAGAGACAATCTACCAGCAAGATATGCAGCAGATACAGGCACGACAGGCCGCCTACAATGCGCTAAGCGCACAGCTGCTTACCCTGCAAACGGCAGCCCTCAACTTGGATACCTATAGCACGTTCCGTGCGATGACGGTAAGTTCGAGCAATCAGAATGTAGTTACGGCAACCGCGCAGCCTGGGGCGCAAGCGGGCACGCATACTATAACGGTCAATGCACTAGCGCAGGCTGAGATGATCAGCACTGCAGCACAAACTAGCCAAACTGCTCCGCTTGGGTTCAGCGGGCAGCTCCTAATTAATGGCAAGGCAATCAACGTTAGCGCAGCCGACAGCTTGCAGTCTTTGGCAACAAATATCAACTCGGCGCAGGCCGGTGTACGGGCTGCCATTATTTCTCCATCGCAGGGGCAGTACTACCTCACAATCGCCAGTGTGAACACCGGATTGGCCGCGCAGATCAGCATCGCCGATGTTGGCAATGGCAACCTGTTGCAACAGCTCGGCATCGCAGGGACGGGTGGTCGTATTCGTCATCCTCTCTCCTCTAGCGGAGGTGGGGCAGGCTCTGATCTTTTTACGGATAGTGTCACCCCTGTCTATACTTTGGAAGGTCTTTCAAGCGCACCTGCCGGCGACGTACAGATCCAATTAAACAACGGCAGCTTTCAAACCGTGCATATTGACCTCAGTCAGTCGCTGAGTCAAATCGCTTCCGCGATCAATGCGGCTCTTGGCACGAATGCTGCGTCGGTGCAAAATGTAACCGATCCCTATACCGGTCAGGCAAAACAGCAACTGCAGATCGCTGGAGCTACCGGCTTTGTGGACAGCAACAACGTTTTAGCCGATTTAGGTATCTATCAAGTGAATTTAGCCCCAGGCCGAGAGCTTGCACAAGCACAGGATGCGAGCTTTACCTTGGATGGCATCGCCGCCACACGACCTACTAACTCGTTTTCCGATGCGATCTCAGGGGTTACGATCAACCTGTTGCAGGCTTCCAGCGGTTCTTCAGGTCCTGCGACGGCAACCATCACCATATCTAGCGACACGAGCACGATCCAGAAGGATATTCAGGACTTTGTGCAAACTTTCAACAGCACCATTGATATGATCGATCAACAGTCGCAGTACGATCCGAATACGGGCCAGACCGGCATTCTGTTTGGCGACTCGACTATTGAGAGCTTAAAGAATACGCTTACTGAGATGGTTACCGGACAGGTACCTGGCCTACCTTCGAGTTTAAGCCTACTTTCGCAGATAGGGATCACGCTTGATCAGACAGGTCATCTCAGCATTGACCAAAACGCTCTCAGCCAAGCGCTCTCCACCAACTTGCAGGGGGTGGCGCAGCTGTTTCAGGCTTCCGGTTCGGCAACCGATCCCAATGTGCAGTTCGTGACCGGCGGGCCTAACACGCAGCCTAGCCCGCCTCAAGGTTACGCCATCGTGATCACACAGCCGGCCACACAGGCTCAGCTGACGGTGGCGTCTCCGCAGACTCAGCCTCTCGCAACAGATGAGACGCTTACCTTCGGTGGTCCACTATTCGGCACACCTGCTACGACATCCGGTACGTTAACGGGGCCAAGCATTACGCTGCATGCCGGCAGCACGGCAAGCGATGTGGTGAATCAGATCAACTCCGACCCTGTCATCAGCGCCGTGGTTTCGGCTTCTCTTGACTCGCAAGGGCGCCTGCAGCTTACATCAAAGCAGTATGGGAGCCAGGCTACCTTCGATGTGGTCTCCTCCGCCCCAGCTTCGGCAAGCTCGACTGGCATTGGGACGACCATCCAACAAGTAAGCGGGCAAGATGTAGCGGGAACCATTAATGGGGAAGTGGCTACCGGCCACGGACAGTTTCTCACCGATACGCAACAAGGAACCAATGGAGTTGGTCAAGGACGTGCGGTGGGGCTAGAGGTACGAGTTACGGCCACACAGCCCGGCACCTATGGAACGGTCAGTTTTACAAGCGGCGTGGCAGATATGTTAAAAAACTTTCTTAACACCCAAACGGATCCCATCACCGGTGCCCTCACCCTCGCCGTTAATCAGATGCAGACACAGTATCAGGACGACCAGCAGGCGATCAATGATATAGAGGCCAATATCGCAGTGCAAGAGCAGATGTGGCTTCAGGAGTTTACAAATATGGAGCAGGTCGTTTCTAACTTAAGGGCATCAAGCGCCGGTCTTGCTATGTTCGGCGCTAGCCTACTGCCGTCCTCTTCTTCCTCTGGAGGCAGTGGCAGCACAGGGGGCTAG
- a CDS encoding flagellin, with amino-acid sequence GLATGGKDDTVVINGQTFTFSASETVQQAINQINAASNLTGVNANFNTASNNIVLTQTTYGHNYSISEQDSLGAAGVFGTSVAVQGTDAVVAVTAQVLQNNVTTAVTVNFTGGMASTDSGLLVKDLYGNSMLLTENGNASATTPTAVAQVSANMLQFQVGGNAGQLVQASLGNIRVVNLGNTVVAGYNLSNIDVTTSQGAENAIRIVDEAISQVSQLRANLGALQSQTLQATVNYLGIGVQNLSASESQIRDTNVAQEVVNLTKNQIIEQSATAMLAQANTAPQLLLKLLQ; translated from the coding sequence GGACTTGCCACCGGTGGGAAGGATGATACGGTGGTCATCAATGGTCAGACCTTCACTTTCAGCGCTTCGGAGACGGTTCAACAGGCCATCAATCAGATCAATGCCGCCTCCAACCTCACGGGGGTCAATGCCAACTTCAATACCGCTTCCAACAATATCGTGTTAACGCAGACCACCTATGGGCATAACTACTCGATTAGTGAGCAGGACAGCCTAGGGGCTGCTGGAGTGTTTGGCACCTCGGTGGCGGTTCAAGGCACCGATGCGGTGGTAGCGGTGACAGCTCAGGTGTTGCAGAACAACGTGACCACGGCGGTGACAGTCAACTTCACGGGAGGGATGGCCAGCACCGACAGCGGTCTGTTGGTGAAGGACCTCTATGGCAACTCGATGTTGTTGACGGAGAATGGGAACGCATCGGCGACGACCCCGACAGCAGTGGCTCAGGTATCGGCCAACATGTTGCAGTTCCAGGTAGGGGGGAACGCAGGTCAGTTGGTGCAGGCGAGCTTAGGCAACATTCGTGTGGTGAACTTAGGCAACACGGTGGTAGCGGGCTATAACCTGTCCAACATTGATGTGACGACGAGTCAAGGGGCAGAGAACGCGATCCGGATAGTGGATGAGGCGATCTCTCAGGTCTCGCAGTTACGTGCGAACTTGGGGGCGTTGCAGTCTCAGACGTTACAGGCGACGGTAAACTATCTGGGGATAGGGGTTCAGAACCTATCGGCATCGGAGAGCCAGATACGCGACACGAATGTGGCTCAGGAGGTAGTGAACCTCACGAAGAACCAGATCATCGAGCAGTCGGCGACGGCGATGTTGGCACAGGCCAATACCGCTCCTCAGTTGCTGCTCAAGCTCCTGCAGTAG
- a CDS encoding amidohydrolase family protein — protein sequence MSDRFVLRANWVVPVTKPPIAQGEVVVEEGRIAEVRPARGVLDARTGRDFGEAVILPGFVNAHTHLDYTLFRGLVEDREFFAWIRELVKRSRLLSKEDWRVSAMLGAAEAVASGITTIGDCTPTGASLEAAKMFGLGGVIYQEVFGIGEDQTVEEILRELAQKVVTLKEASNDSRLTIGISPHAPYTVRPALFQALARWAHRQQVPICIHAAESREELELLLEGRGIIAQSFEERRISWRVPHQSVVAYLDALGIVGPQTLLVHGVNVSVKDCVLAQQRGAAWVHCPKSNAKLGNGIAPLALLSTYHGAESRVGLGTDSVVSNNTLDMIEEMRFAVLLQRAARRQVDALTAEQAVKLATLGGANALGLKDVGVLEIGKRADLCVVRLDRLHTTPYYDPYSALVYTARASDVVLAMIDGRVRYDATLHAKMKYRFPENDLVPLFESLSHITARLQASLEIHR from the coding sequence ATGAGCGACCGCTTCGTTTTACGGGCCAACTGGGTAGTGCCGGTGACGAAACCTCCCATCGCTCAAGGTGAGGTTGTGGTGGAAGAAGGAAGAATCGCGGAGGTACGACCGGCTCGCGGCGTTTTAGATGCGCGCACGGGGCGCGATTTTGGTGAAGCCGTCATCTTACCGGGGTTCGTTAACGCCCACACGCACCTGGACTATACACTGTTTCGTGGCCTTGTGGAGGACCGAGAGTTCTTTGCTTGGATCCGCGAGTTGGTCAAGCGCAGCCGTCTGCTTTCTAAAGAGGACTGGCGCGTTTCTGCAATGCTAGGGGCTGCGGAGGCGGTGGCTAGTGGCATAACGACGATAGGAGACTGTACGCCTACCGGTGCCTCGTTAGAGGCGGCCAAGATGTTTGGGTTGGGCGGGGTGATCTATCAGGAGGTATTTGGTATTGGGGAAGATCAGACAGTCGAGGAGATCCTGAGGGAGCTAGCGCAAAAGGTAGTCACTTTAAAGGAAGCAAGCAACGACAGTCGTTTGACGATCGGTATCTCTCCTCATGCGCCGTATACCGTGCGACCGGCCTTGTTTCAGGCGCTAGCCCGCTGGGCGCATCGGCAACAAGTGCCTATCTGCATCCACGCTGCCGAGTCGCGTGAGGAGCTGGAGCTGTTGCTCGAGGGGCGTGGGATAATAGCACAAAGTTTTGAGGAACGCCGTATCTCTTGGCGTGTTCCTCACCAAAGCGTGGTTGCCTATCTAGATGCATTGGGCATTGTCGGACCACAAACGCTTTTGGTGCACGGGGTGAACGTTTCGGTTAAAGACTGTGTGCTAGCGCAACAGCGCGGCGCGGCCTGGGTGCACTGCCCCAAATCGAACGCGAAGCTAGGCAACGGAATAGCTCCTTTGGCGCTACTCTCCACTTATCATGGTGCGGAATCGCGAGTCGGGTTGGGCACCGATAGTGTAGTAAGTAACAACACTTTAGATATGATCGAGGAGATGCGTTTTGCCGTTTTGCTACAACGTGCTGCACGCCGACAGGTAGACGCCCTGACAGCTGAACAGGCCGTAAAACTGGCCACGTTGGGTGGGGCTAATGCGTTGGGGCTGAAGGATGTTGGTGTATTAGAAATAGGCAAACGAGCCGATCTCTGCGTGGTGCGCCTTGATAGACTGCACACCACACCATATTATGATCCCTACAGTGCGCTCGTCTATACGGCCCGCGCCTCCGACGTGGTGCTGGCGATGATAGATGGCCGAGTGCGTTATGATGCAACCCTTCATGCAAAAATGAAGTACCGTTTCCCCGAAAATGATTTAGTACCGCTCTTTGAATCGCTTTCTCACATAACTGCGCGTCTACAAGCATCGCTTGAGATCCACAGATAG
- a CDS encoding type II secretion system protein, producing the protein MCSKRTAFRPLRKAFTLIELLVVIAIIALLAALLFPVFLTARGKAREIACLSNLHQLGLSIGMYMQDYDSYYPYMVDPADRYTPQIWGSDPSFMAQIPTITPLQVALFPYTKSKEVFHCPADTGFDVEDFTGLYIDPNGNPPNANPSSFAKFGTSYYYRTELAERHATDSMLQHPAEVNVLFDGAGKWHGSLIPHVWRYNTLFADGHAKNITYDQLNAYWAMPL; encoded by the coding sequence ATGTGCTCCAAAAGAACTGCGTTTCGTCCATTGCGAAAAGCCTTTACGCTCATCGAGCTTCTTGTTGTTATCGCAATTATTGCGCTACTAGCTGCACTGCTTTTTCCCGTTTTTTTAACAGCTCGCGGAAAAGCACGTGAGATCGCTTGTCTGTCTAACCTGCATCAACTCGGACTGAGCATCGGTATGTACATGCAAGATTACGACAGCTACTATCCCTATATGGTAGACCCTGCCGACCGCTATACTCCACAAATTTGGGGAAGCGACCCCAGCTTTATGGCGCAAATTCCTACCATAACCCCGCTTCAGGTGGCCTTATTTCCTTACACGAAGTCAAAAGAGGTTTTTCATTGCCCCGCTGATACTGGGTTCGACGTGGAAGATTTTACCGGCCTCTACATTGACCCCAACGGCAACCCACCCAATGCCAACCCATCGAGCTTCGCGAAGTTTGGGACGAGTTACTACTATCGCACCGAGCTGGCCGAGCGCCATGCCACCGACAGTATGCTGCAGCACCCTGCCGAGGTCAATGTGCTTTTCGACGGGGCCGGAAAATGGCATGGTAGCCTCATTCCCCATGTATGGCGTTACAATACGCTTTTTGCCGACGGTCACGCCAAAAACATCACCTATGATCAGCTCAACGCCTATTGGGCGATGCCTCTATGA
- a CDS encoding sigma-70 family RNA polymerase sigma factor, whose translation MKAALRGCPDSCTQQKLIEAIEQRIERMAAYFGRISGVEADDLRQEAWVAVLETLPRLDMRIGNPEQHLLQRARWRILDTIRAHWRAHTVSIPEGCLEAPSFDPTEIFDLIALMELLSPLQQRILRALLEGYTAREVAEILGCSPANVAYHVRRIREAYKSLEAESLAAIDTEQGQNSP comes from the coding sequence ATGAAAGCAGCTTTACGGGGGTGTCCTGACTCCTGCACCCAACAAAAACTTATAGAGGCGATCGAACAGCGCATTGAAAGAATGGCCGCGTACTTCGGGCGCATTTCGGGCGTTGAGGCCGATGACTTACGCCAGGAAGCCTGGGTAGCTGTTCTAGAAACATTGCCGCGGCTTGACATGCGCATCGGCAATCCCGAGCAACATCTGCTACAACGCGCACGCTGGCGCATACTCGATACCATTCGGGCGCACTGGCGCGCCCACACCGTGTCGATACCCGAAGGGTGCCTCGAAGCTCCCTCCTTTGATCCAACGGAGATCTTCGATCTCATCGCCCTCATGGAGCTTCTTTCGCCGTTGCAGCAGCGTATTCTGCGGGCGCTTCTCGAAGGCTACACGGCACGAGAGGTCGCAGAGATTTTAGGGTGTTCACCCGCCAATGTGGCCTACCATGTACGACGTATCCGCGAGGCCTATAAGTCGCTCGAAGCCGAATCGCTCGCCGCTATAGACACCGAGCAGGGCCAAAATTCTCCCTGA
- the flgB gene encoding flagellar basal body rod protein FlgB — MLDMLFGGDAFQAATAALNAAALRQQVIANNLANVNTPGYKRQAVSFESALQSALEIRHTPFAALDPHPISSIQPTVYTVNTTTDRTDGNNVDPESESVALAMNAIRYDALVTTISLQFTNLKTVINGR, encoded by the coding sequence ATGCTCGATATGCTCTTTGGTGGCGATGCGTTTCAGGCAGCGACGGCAGCCCTTAACGCAGCTGCTCTACGCCAACAGGTCATCGCCAACAATCTAGCCAACGTCAATACGCCCGGCTACAAGCGTCAAGCCGTTAGTTTCGAATCGGCCTTGCAGAGTGCCCTAGAGATACGCCATACTCCCTTCGCCGCTCTCGATCCGCACCCTATCTCCTCTATTCAACCGACCGTCTATACCGTCAACACCACAACCGACCGTACAGATGGCAACAATGTGGATCCAGAATCGGAGAGCGTCGCTCTTGCTATGAACGCTATTCGCTACGATGCGCTGGTGACCACAATATCTCTACAGTTTACCAACCTCAAAACCGTGATCAACGGACGCTAA
- the flgC gene encoding flagellar basal body rod protein FlgC produces MSLGSAMQISASGLTAERLRLDVISNNLANVDTTRGPNGQPYRREIVTLAERQPGGDSFHAMLIALRGGPEDEAPGAGVEVTSIQPDYSTPYKVIHDPGNPDADANGNVRMPNVNPIIEMVDMISASRAYEADVTAINAAKQMQTRAIDIGRA; encoded by the coding sequence ATGTCACTTGGTTCGGCTATGCAGATAAGTGCTTCTGGTCTCACTGCAGAGCGTCTACGCCTCGACGTGATCAGCAATAACCTTGCAAACGTGGATACCACTCGCGGCCCTAATGGCCAACCTTATCGTCGAGAGATCGTCACTTTGGCGGAACGTCAGCCCGGAGGAGATAGCTTCCACGCCATGTTGATCGCCCTACGTGGCGGCCCTGAGGACGAAGCTCCAGGCGCCGGTGTGGAGGTAACTTCTATTCAACCGGACTACTCAACCCCCTACAAAGTGATTCACGATCCGGGCAATCCAGACGCCGATGCAAATGGCAACGTGCGCATGCCTAACGTGAACCCCATTATCGAAATGGTGGATATGATTTCCGCCTCCCGTGCCTACGAGGCCGACGTCACCGCCATTAACGCTGCGAAACAGATGCAGACCCGCGCCATAGATATTGGTCGCGCATAG
- the fliE gene encoding flagellar hook-basal body complex protein FliE gives MRMEALTPLFDIAPAVQQSASPASALPGSAEASAPGKSFGQFLSEAINEVNQAQLHADDLTARFAAGEPLDVHQVMIASQEASVALDLAVQVRNRLLDAYQQIISLNV, from the coding sequence ATGCGTATGGAGGCTTTAACCCCGCTCTTTGACATCGCCCCCGCTGTGCAACAATCGGCGAGTCCTGCGTCAGCATTGCCTGGCTCTGCAGAGGCCTCTGCCCCAGGAAAGAGCTTTGGACAATTTCTTAGCGAGGCCATTAACGAGGTGAACCAGGCCCAGCTGCACGCCGACGACCTCACGGCACGCTTCGCTGCAGGTGAGCCACTCGATGTTCACCAGGTGATGATTGCCTCTCAAGAGGCCTCTGTTGCCCTCGACCTGGCCGTGCAGGTGCGCAATCGCCTGCTAGATGCCTATCAACAGATCATCAGCCTCAACGTGTAA
- the fliF gene encoding flagellar basal-body MS-ring/collar protein FliF, whose translation MNRAREWWERLGRTNQIIFVAASLGTIIALIGFLSWASTPEFVPLFSNLSAQDANAITEKLQEAHVPYRLTQGGTAIEVPAQDHDEWQMKLLSQNLPAQSSSTLNGADDILNSSHMGEPQEIEDLRIRRSREDRIARTIMSMDDIASAVVHYAPADDSPLLVDHHDSSASVLLTLKPGHQLSDENVRAIVRLVQMAFTGLSDKNISVVDSNGDLLWDGLHMAGGQVDDLEKQAREQQMQERADLQAALDRALGPHRSIVLVHEELSNDQEKRHIVTTTPGAPVTKYDETEQLNGQGSTIPRAQVGAAGNIAAAQPNGPGVPNYMAATTGPNSNYSHETTTTTYQPTTSTVDTTVAPGQIRRLDVSVLLDSSKIPADQLQSTIATVTQMVQTAIGYDPNDPTHSRQVAVSAIPFDHSTEKAEEQAAAAAASAANMRHLLAVLIPFLIMGAAVWMLARALRRPSMAGEAQLALAGGGSLPAGALGSAAPSESRDGASESLPGQEGPIPLVPGSSTPKTFEVIEEAFDANLESILHLTRSKPEMVAMLVKSWLGDEN comes from the coding sequence GTGAACCGAGCTAGAGAATGGTGGGAGCGTTTAGGCCGCACCAATCAGATCATCTTCGTTGCAGCCTCTCTAGGAACGATCATCGCGTTGATCGGCTTCCTCTCTTGGGCGAGCACCCCCGAATTCGTGCCGCTTTTCTCTAACCTTTCAGCCCAAGATGCCAACGCGATCACCGAGAAACTACAGGAGGCGCACGTTCCCTATCGTCTCACTCAGGGCGGCACGGCTATTGAAGTGCCAGCCCAAGACCACGACGAATGGCAGATGAAGCTGCTTAGCCAAAACCTGCCGGCACAATCTTCCAGCACGCTCAACGGAGCCGATGACATTCTTAACTCTTCCCACATGGGCGAGCCGCAGGAGATTGAAGACCTACGCATTCGCCGTTCTCGTGAAGACCGCATCGCGCGCACCATTATGAGCATGGACGATATCGCCTCCGCCGTAGTGCACTATGCACCAGCAGACGACAGCCCTCTGTTGGTAGATCACCACGACTCTTCGGCCTCCGTGCTCCTCACCCTCAAACCTGGACATCAGCTTTCCGACGAGAACGTGCGCGCCATCGTGCGCCTCGTTCAAATGGCATTTACCGGCCTCTCCGACAAAAACATCAGCGTTGTCGACTCTAACGGCGATCTGCTTTGGGATGGCCTTCATATGGCTGGGGGACAGGTGGATGACTTGGAAAAACAGGCACGTGAACAGCAGATGCAAGAGCGTGCCGACCTACAAGCCGCACTCGACCGGGCTCTAGGCCCTCATCGTTCCATTGTTTTAGTCCATGAAGAGCTAAGCAACGACCAAGAAAAACGCCACATCGTCACGACCACCCCAGGCGCACCGGTCACCAAATACGACGAGACCGAGCAGCTTAACGGCCAAGGAAGCACGATTCCCCGCGCTCAGGTAGGAGCGGCCGGCAATATCGCAGCTGCACAGCCCAACGGCCCAGGCGTACCTAACTACATGGCAGCGACTACCGGCCCTAACAGCAACTACAGCCATGAAACAACCACTACCACCTATCAGCCTACGACAAGCACCGTGGATACAACGGTTGCGCCAGGCCAGATCAGGCGGTTAGACGTAAGCGTTCTGCTCGATTCCTCCAAAATTCCCGCCGATCAACTGCAATCCACCATCGCCACCGTCACTCAGATGGTACAGACCGCCATCGGCTACGACCCCAACGATCCAACGCACTCGCGCCAAGTAGCCGTCAGCGCCATCCCCTTCGATCACTCTACCGAGAAAGCTGAAGAGCAAGCGGCCGCGGCTGCCGCAAGCGCGGCCAATATGCGCCATCTCCTCGCCGTGCTTATTCCCTTCCTGATTATGGGGGCTGCTGTCTGGATGCTCGCCCGTGCCCTTCGACGGCCTAGCATGGCTGGTGAAGCTCAACTCGCTTTGGCTGGCGGCGGCAGCTTGCCGGCGGGCGCACTCGGCTCGGCCGCCCCTTCCGAGTCGCGCGATGGTGCCTCGGAATCGCTGCCCGGACAGGAAGGGCCTATCCCCCTTGTGCCGGGTTCGAGTACTCCTAAGACCTTCGAGGTTATCGAAGAGGCCTTCGACGCGAACCTCGAAAGCATTCTTCACCTCACACGTTCTAAACCGGAAATGGTCGCTATGCTTGTAAAAAGTTGGCTCGGCGATGAAAACTAG
- the fliG gene encoding flagellar motor switch protein FliG, with amino-acid sequence MPRAQTNNLTNRQKAAVLMVALGPEAAARVFKHLREDEIENITLEVARLGRVSSETRRQIIAEFHEMCLAQEVIAEGGIDQARKALEAAFGADKANEVVSRVSQALQVMPFDFVKKTDPTQLLSFIVDEHPQTIALVLSHLNPNQAATVLSGLPQELRAEVARRIAIMDRTPPEVIREIERVLERKLSTSVVSSALTSVGGVKSLVEILNWVDRTTEKTILENLSETTPDLAEEVKKLMFVFEDIVLLDDGSIQKVLREVDTKELALALKGVGEEVQNRIFKNMSERAATMLKEDMEFMGPVRLRNVEEAQQRIVGIIRRLEEAGEIVIARGGGEEIII; translated from the coding sequence ATGCCACGCGCACAAACGAATAATTTAACCAACCGTCAAAAAGCCGCCGTGCTGATGGTGGCTCTAGGGCCCGAGGCTGCCGCTCGTGTCTTTAAACACCTGCGCGAAGACGAAATCGAGAATATCACTCTCGAAGTGGCCCGATTGGGTCGAGTGAGTTCGGAAACCCGTCGCCAAATCATCGCCGAATTTCATGAGATGTGTCTCGCCCAAGAGGTTATTGCGGAAGGTGGCATCGATCAGGCCCGCAAGGCGCTTGAGGCGGCTTTCGGGGCCGATAAGGCCAACGAGGTCGTCAGTCGAGTCTCACAGGCGCTCCAGGTGATGCCTTTTGATTTTGTCAAAAAGACCGATCCGACCCAGCTGCTCTCCTTCATTGTAGATGAGCATCCGCAGACCATTGCGCTCGTCTTATCGCATCTGAACCCAAACCAGGCAGCAACCGTGCTCTCCGGCCTACCTCAAGAGTTGCGAGCAGAGGTCGCCCGACGTATCGCTATTATGGACCGTACCCCGCCGGAGGTCATTCGAGAAATCGAGCGCGTACTTGAACGCAAGCTTTCCACCTCGGTGGTTTCCTCGGCCCTCACTTCGGTCGGTGGCGTTAAAAGCCTCGTAGAGATACTGAATTGGGTCGATCGCACCACCGAAAAAACCATCCTCGAAAACCTTAGCGAAACCACGCCCGACCTGGCCGAAGAGGTGAAAAAGCTTATGTTCGTGTTCGAGGACATCGTTCTGCTGGACGACGGCTCTATTCAAAAGGTTCTTCGGGAAGTGGATACCAAAGAGCTCGCCCTCGCGCTCAAAGGGGTAGGAGAAGAGGTACAGAACCGCATCTTCAAGAACATGAGCGAGCGTGCCGCCACTATGCTCAAAGAGGATATGGAGTTTATGGGGCCAGTGCGCTTGCGCAATGTGGAAGAGGCTCAGCAGCGCATCGTCGGCATCATTCGTCGACTCGAAGAGGCCGGCGAGATCGTCATTGCACGCGGCGGTGGTGAGGAGATCATTATCTAA